A DNA window from Drosophila biarmipes strain raj3 chromosome 2R, RU_DBia_V1.1, whole genome shotgun sequence contains the following coding sequences:
- the LOC108022375 gene encoding transmembrane protease serine 6 codes for MKLLIILIGLLCGLSCGLNEKRIRPNQGDLFEWIGSIFLPPVTTTTTSTPVVSTSLTTTRRTTTSTTTTTTTPRPTAPNFPVDRDCVTCRCGLINTLYKIVGGQETRVHEYPWMAVILIYGRFYCSGSLINDLYVLTAAHCVEGVPPELITLRFLEHNRSNTNEDIAVQRPVSRVKVHELYNPQSFDNDLAILRLSQPVDMEHHRVRPICLPIHAYSFDHELAIVTGWGAQKEGGPGSDTLREVQVEVLPQSDCRNSTSYKPGQITDNMMCAGNISQGGKDACSGDSGGPLHATFDEQPGQYQLAGIVSWGVGCARPQAPGVYTRVNQYLRWLATNTPGACHCMPYPEEDY; via the exons ATGAAGCTTCTAATTATTTTGATCGGCTTACTTTGCGGCTTGAGTTGTGGCCTAAACGAGAAGAGGATTCGGCCCAACCAGGGAGACCTTTTCGAGTGGATAGGCTCGATATTCTTACCACCTGTGACCACAACCACGACTTCTACTCCGGTAGTCAGTACCTCCTTAACTACAACCAGGAGGACCACCACATCCACAACAACTACGACTACGACTCCTAGACCCACGGCACCCAACTTTCCCGTAGACAGGGATTGCGTCACGTGTCGCTGTGGCCTCATTAATACCCTGTACAAAATCGTGGGAGGCCAGGAGACCCGAGTCCATGAATACCCCTGGATGGCTGTGATCCTGATCTACGGGCGCTTCTACTGCTCGGGCTCGCTGATCAACGACCTGTATGTCCTGACAGCAGCGCATTGCGTGGAGGGGGTTCCCCCAGAACTAATCACCCTGCGATTCCTCGAGCACAACCGTAGTAATACCAACGAGGACATCGCCGTCCAGCGACCTGTCTCCCGGGTGAAGGTGCACGAACTGTACAATCCCCAAAGTTTCGACAATGATTTAGCCATTCTGCGCCTGAGCCAGCCGGTTGACATGGAGCACCACCGAGTGAGACCCATTTGCCTGCCCATACATGCCTACAGTTTTGACCACGAGTTGGCCATAGTCACTGGCTGGGGAGCTCAGAAGGAGGGAGGACCGGGCTCCGATACTTTGCGG GAGGTACAGGTTGAGGTGTTACCCCAATCGGATTGCCGGAACTCCACCTCCTATAAGCCGGGCCAAATCACGGATAACATGATGTGCGCAGGAAATATTTCGCAGGGCGGCAAGGACGCCTGCAGTGGCGACAGTGGAGGCCCCCTACACGCGACCTTTGATGAGCAGCCGGGGCAGTATCAACTGGCGGGGATCGTCTCCTGGGGCGTGGGATGTGCCAGACCCCAGGCCCCGGGAGTTTACACCAGGGTCAACCAATACCTTCGCTGGCTGGCGACCAATACCCCGGGAGCATGCCACTGCATGCCGTATCCCGAGGAAGATTACTGA
- the LOC108022170 gene encoding neprilysin-4, producing MGLFRTPFLCSINLILVGLLLLVIFSLTFSDAQKVATNSGSGYLPAHADLMRSYMNLSAAPCDNLYEYACGNYKNVRTDRYSRHGYTGSLGYLLDDSAKELLGRMDLAEKLNVSRELRVAQRFYNACVAAELSPFPAADPSYLRLIRSIGGFPAVDGAAWNASSFNWLSMSAHLTNYGARGLIHEELPQIKGQQAQVYLADMGFDAIVQKDSVGSKSSHAYQVNEERMRGYLRSFKLTDDKITEVIDGVFAFWREALDAKSKKDATYTNYIYYNISSYLKIAWNEDEDRNYMKPNFNEMDKVAARHPEAAANYLALQLLYAFDAKLKDIRYQRDYCTSTMRSSMWFLFKKLYSAAYLTAEIKLDVSQIVQEVRNSLRKILEEVDWLDLRSRQMLLRMESSTRFHFDSEKAYRVNNRLIREIRRLDVVDDSYAATNINLMRYKVEINRFSTRHSLAQSTDPTSQDRLLSINPNSTPNKLRLIISADVLQPPYYHRSWPPSLKLGTLGAKLGSGITSHIVGMWTFLNKNYMKNLTQCFNDDSLPAPYFSEVFINGGLRPPLEALRNNLTKYLQKEEMLGLDLSPEQLFFLGNAQMSCSIYSNENYEYLRGLTRVKELFQAFNCPTVKTCQLW from the exons ATGGGTTTATTTAGAACCCCTTTTTTGTGTTCGATAAACCTAATTTTGGTTGGACTATTGCTCTTAGTAATTTTTTCACTGACCTTCTCGGATGCACAGAAAGTGGCCACGAATTCCGGAAGTGGTTACCTGCCGGCCCATGCGGATCTCATGAGGTCCTACATGAACTTGAGTGCAGCCCCCTGTGACAACCTCTACGAGTACGCCTGTGGCAACTACAAAAACGTGAGAACCGATCGGTATTCCCGACATGGGTACACGGGCTCCTTGGGCTACTTACTGGACGACAGCGCGAAGGAACTGCTGGGCAGGATGGATCTGGCGGAGAAGCTCAACGTGTCCCGCGAGCTGAGGGTGGCCCAAAGATTCTACAATGCCTGCGTGGCGGCTGAGCTGTCTCCCTTTCCTGCTGCCGATCCCAGCTACCTGAGGCTCATTCGGTCGATCGGAGGGTTTCCCGCGGTGGATGGTGCTGCCTGGAACGCGTCCAGTTTCAACTGGCTTAGCATGAGCGCCCACCTCACCAACTACGGGGCTAGGGGTCTGATCCACGAGGAGCTACCGCAAATTAAGGGACAGCAAGCTCAGGTATATCTGGCGGACATGGGTTTTGACGCCATCGTTCAGAAGGACAGCGTCGGAAGTAAATCCTCCCACGCCTACCAAGTCAACGAGGAGCGCATGCGCGGATACTTAAGATCTTTCAAGCTGACAGACGATAAAATCACAGAAGTGATCGACGGTGTTTTTGCATTCTGGCGAGAGGCGCTAGACgcgaaaagcaaaaaagatGCAACTTACACGAACTATATTTACTACAACATTTCGAGTTACTTGAAGATCGCCTGGAACGAGGACGAAGACCGAAACTATATGAAGCCCAACTTCAACGAGATGGACAAGGTGGCTGCCCGGCACCCTGAGGCTGCGGCCAACTATCTGGCCCTGCAACTGCTGTACGCATTCGACGCCAAGCTGAAGGACATTCGGTACCAAAGAGACTATTGCACCTCCACGATGCGGAGCTCCATGTGGTTCCTCTTTAAAAAACTCTATTCGGCG GCGTACTTAACTGCGGAGATCAAGCTGGACGTATCCCAAATTGTGCAGGAAGTGAGGAACAGCCTGCGAAAGATTCTTGAGGAAGTCGATTGGCTCGACCTCCGCTCTCGACAAATGCTTTTGCGGATGGAATCTTCCACTCGGTTTCACTTCGACTCAGAAAAGGCCTACCGTGTAAACAACCGCCTAATCCGGGAGATTCGCCGCCTGGATGTAGTTGACGATAGCTACGCTGCCACCAACATCAACTTGATGCGTTACAAAGTCGAGATAAATCGATTCAGCACCCGGCACTCCTTAGCACAATCTACCGACCCTACTTCGCAGGATAGGCTGTTGTCTATTAATCCAAATAGTACACCAAATAAGTTGAGACTTATCATTTCAGCTGATGTCCTTCAACCCCCTTATTACCACCGCTCTTGGCCGCCATCCCTGAAACTAGGCACCTTGGGCGCGAAGCTTGGGAGTGGTATCACCTCGCACATTGTCGGCATGTGGACTTTCTTGAACAAAAATTACATGAAAAATCTTACGCAGTGCTTTAATGATGACAGCCTACCGGCGCCTTACTTTAGTGAAGTCTTCATTAATGGTGGACTGAGGCCGCCCCTTGAGGCTTTGAGGAATAACCTCACTAAGTATCTCCAGAAAGAAGAAATGCTAGGACTCGACCTGTCGCCGGAACAGCTCTTCTTTCTGGGAAACGCTCAGATGAGTTGTTCCATTTACTCGAACGAAAACTACGAGTATCTGCGTGGCTTAACCAGAGTCAAAGAACTTTTCCAGGCCTTCAACTGCCCCACTGTTAAGACTTGCCAGCTGTGGTAA
- the LOC108022259 gene encoding glutamic acid-rich protein, translating into MSRNRTNLRRQPQACESDGENGESGSSSEEPQFLDYLGHSEGPQEMNPLEEFTSPVREKKPPRLAAKPNPTSNSNNNQEAVENHRRIYRQLGIHVPEPQPNHPLMGYRFVLKLFLATNSKAVDFLNWSGKGTQLELNYLGLQEHLTSGRSIFHCRNASQFTALLQGHGFERVRSGEESSAPTASAIKLLYRNPNFVRGQLGKLEKIEDHCPSPDSKGPQFPPLHLPNYGHIARMIRRGDLCSTSYTCRSPLQIARCNFQTLLNYQADAAVLKERNSHDVFNQQVMTQLNVKTGRTPNDSLPDPKHSKAYHGKFVKPHESVINIGIGQAPDYAGYYGKVELSKVNEFFSEYLPRYGSKITGYKDIVMDATNKSIGFQQNLPIGLSFSDDEDDVLAPLSSGLEMDFLPSTSAAGKPKSSARRAVVEDSDLEQAMQELCGSNLNEDDDDVPQTSSSSKLKAKPKPKAKAKPTKRLAKRLESSSSESEEPKAIEEKKPRKPKKIKLKAEEDSVEYVVNIEEDFETEEIEEMTDEKVKDLQYDEYDDDDDNEEDDFGEEDDDDYVDKYVQYRTAPEPPKRRRYDLRNSKRSPP; encoded by the coding sequence ATGTCGAGGAACCGAACCAACCTGCGCCGACAGCCCCAAGCATGTGAAAGTGATGGGGAAAATGGGGAGTCGGGGTCGTCATCGGAAGAGCCGCAGTTCCTCGACTATCTGGGCCACTCGGAAGGACCGCAGGAGATGAATCCTCTGGAAGAATTCACAAGTCCGGTGCGAGAGAAAAAGCCCCCTCGTCTGGCAGCCAAACCTAATCCCACTTCTAATTCCAACAACAATCAAGAGGCCGTGGAGAATCACCGGAGGATCTACCGCCAGCTGGGCATCCATGTCCCCGAACCGCAGCCCAATCATCCGCTCATGGGCTACCGCTTCGTCCTGAAACTCTTCCTGGCCACCAATAGCAAAGCTGTGGACTTCCTCAACTGGTCGGGGAAGGGCACCCAGTTGGAACTCAACTATTTGGGATTGCAGGAGCACTTGACCAGTGGTCGCTCCATTTTCCACTGCCGGAATGCTTCGCAGTTCACCGCTCTTCTTCAGGGCCACGGATTCGAACGAGTTCGGTCAGGCGAGGAATCTTCCGCTCCTACAGCTTCTGCCATCAAGCTGCTCTACCGGAACCCAAACTTCGTCAGGGGTCAGCTGGGAAAGTTGGAGAAGATAGAGGACCATTGCCCCAGTCCCGATAGCAAGGGACCACAATTCCCACCTCTGCACCTCCCGAACTACGGCCACATTGCCAGGATGATCCGACGGGGCGATCTCTGCTCCACTTCCTACACATGTCGTTCCCCGCTGCAGATAGCTCGGTGTAATTTCCAAACTCTACTGAACTATCAGGCGGATGCGGCTGTCCTGAAGGAACGCAATAGTCACGACGTGTTCAACCAACAGGTTATGACGCAACTGAATGTGAAAACGGGTCGTACCCCCAATGATTCCCTGCCAGATCCCAAGCACAGTAAAGCCTACCATGGGAAATTCGTGAAGCCCCACGAATCGGTTATTAATATAGGCATCGGCCAGGCCCCCGACTATGCCGGATACTACGGCAAGGTGGAGCTGTCCAAGGTCAACGAGTTCTTCTCGGAGTACCTCCCCCGTTATGGCAGTAAAATCACCGGCTACAAGGATATAGTAATGGACGCCACCAACAAGTCGATTGGTTTCCAACAGAATCTGCCCATTGGCCTGAGTTTTTCGGACGACGAAGATGATGTCCTGGCACCACTTTCTTCTGGACTGGAAATGGATTTCTTGCCGTCCACCTCGGCTGCTGGGAAGCCGAAATCGTCTGCTCGCAGGGCGGTTGTGGAGGACTCCGACTTGGAGCAGGCTATGCAGGAGCTGTGTGGCTCCAATCTCAACGAGGATGACGACGATGTGCCGCAGACCAGCAGCAGTAGCAAGTTAAAAGCGAAACCCAAGCCAAAGGCCAAAGCCAAGCCCACTAAACGCCTGGCCAAGCGCCTGGAATCCAGCTCCAGCGAAAGCGAAGAACCCAAGGCGATTGAAGAGAAGAAGCCCAGGAAACCCAAGAAGATCAAACTGAAGGCAGAGGAAGATAGTGTCGAGTATGTAGTGAATATCGAAGAGGATTTCGAGACGGAGGAAATCGAGGAAATGACTGATGAAAAGGTGAAGGATCTGCAATACGACGAAtatgacgacgacgatgataaCGAAGAGGACGACTTCGGGGAGGAGGACGATGACGACTATGTTGACAAGTACGTACAGTATAGGACTGCTCCAGAGCCGCCGAAGAGACGACGTTATGATCTTCGCAACTCCAAGCGAAGCCCACCCTAA
- the LOC108022678 gene encoding serine/threonine-protein phosphatase alpha-3 isoform, translated as MMKRLLARNSKNRGLKFDEGMNLDQIIAKLKLVGELGSAVQISARDIEWVCVRAREVLLAQPTLLELSAPISLLGDIHGQYLNLLRYFDSNGYPPDSKYLFLGDYVDRGKQSIETLTLLLALKARHPNKFFLLRGNHECASLNQFYGFFDECKRRYTVKLWRTFVDCYNCMPLAAIIEDNIFCCHGGLSPSLFSMNQIRKIQRPLEIPESGLVCDILWSDPDLRIMGWGPNERGVSHTFGSDVVSAFLHRFNLNLICRGHQVVEDGYEFFAKRQLITIFSAPNYCGEFDNAGAMLCIDEDLLCTFRVQRPVGMEQKK; from the coding sequence ATGATGAAGAGGTTACTGGCCAGAAACAGCAAGAATCGGGGTCTCAAGTTCGATGAGGGAATGAATCTGGACCAGATAATCGCCAAACTGAAGCTGGTTGGGGAACTGGGCTCCGCGGTTCAGATTTCCGCCCGGGACATAGAGTGGGTGTGCGTGAGGGCGAGGGAGGTGCTCCTGGCACAGCCCACCCTATTGGAGCTGTCGGCTCCCATAAGCCTGCTGGGCGATATCCACGGACAGTACCTCAATCTGCTGCGGTACTTCGACTCGAACGGCTATCCGCCGGACTCGAAGTACCTGTTCCTGGGCGACTATGTGGACAGAGGCAAGCAGTCCATCGAAACGCTGACCCTGCTGCTGGCCCTCAAGGCGCGGCATCCGAACAAGTTCTTTTTGCTGCGGGGAAACCACGAGTGCGCCAGCCTGAATCAGTTCTACGGGTTCTTCGACGAGTGCAAGAGGCGCTACACGGTGAAGCTGTGGCGCACCTTTGTCGACTGCTACAACTGCATGCCCCTGGCGGCGATCATCGAGGACAACATTTTCTGCTGCCACGGCGGCCTGAGTCCCAGCCTGTTCAGCATGAACCAGATCCGGAAGATCCAGAGGCCCCTTGAAATCCCCGAGTCCGGCTTGGTCTGCGACATCCTGTGGTCCGATCCGGACCTGAGGATCATGGGCTGGGGTCCCAACGAGCGGGGCGTGAGCCACACCTTCGGCTCGGACGTGGTCAGCGCCTTCCTGCACCGCTTCAACCTGAACCTCATCTGCCGGGGTCACCAGGTCGTGGAGGACGGGTACGAGTTCTTCGCCAAGCGGCAGCTGATCACCATCTTTTCCGCCCCCAACTACTGCGGGGAGTTCGACAATGCCGGGGCCATGCTGTGCATCGATGAGGATCTGCTCTGCACTTTCCGGGTCCAGAGGCCCGTGGGCATGGAGCAGAAGAAATGA